cttttcatattgattttagatttaaactataaaattattttattatttttgttacatattaattgttatttttaagtttttctaaaaataatagatatttaaacattttatttgatatgatttattttgtaagaatatgcatattatttacaaaatatcattGAAATCAGTTTAATTCAGTCAAACCCGATCGAACCCGGTTCAAACACAGTCGAACCACAATGATCCAAGACCCAAAATATTTCTGGTTTGCTAGCCGATTcgattttaaaaacactgattTGAACCTATGACGCAAGGATGTGGGAAGAGAATGTAAAGACCACCAGACTACaatagaatttttgaataaatttggcccctaaaataattaatattaaaaaggtCCCAAGCCAATGCTTGCTTTGCTTGCATATAGAGGTGGTAGAGTCTTATGGAGGAAAGAAGATCCGTCCCTTACCACTTACCAACAACTACTAAAGAGAGATGTCTCAACGGCCAACACACGgggagattttttaaaaacacaaaaaaagtGAAACAAACAGAGAATGCTCACTCATGTCCCCTGAACGCAATTTTTTTTGGGGGTAAATATGTAAAGATATTATTATCAAGCATTTTCGTTTTTGACAGACTGATAGAGAATAAAACGAAAcaaataaacagaaaaaaaaaacttaaacacaGACTCAATCAAGTTCTGAAAGCAAGATAGATACAACAACCACACCCGTAGTCCCGAGGTTCGACTAAATCCGTAACAACAGCTTGTCGCAAAATGATGAACCAAGTTCAACCGAGAGTCAGAACCCGATAATTTTGGTCTGGCCCACCTGAGAATAGTTCACCGAGAATATCAAAGCACCTGCCCACACAAACGCACATCAATAGAATCGACCTCACACCTTCAACAACCAAACCGAGCAATTATTAGGCCCGGGGCGACCTGAACAGGATGTCGAACTGAGCAAAACGAACTGTAATCTCCGTACTCCATAATCTGAGACCATCCTGCACACAATTGCCACGCACACCACCACAAGAGGCTCAAGCAAACCCAAGTAGCGCTGGGATGTGAGCGAACACCAAACGCTAAAGTAGCAGCCAAATACACGAGAACCACCACACGCCCGTCGCCACTGAGAACCAATGGACTGAAACTGGTGCTGCTAGACTATCATTTGCCACCGCAAGGACGAAATAAAGAACAAGGGCGAAGTCAAAAACCAAAACCCCCTTACTACGACAACCAACGAGAGTCGTAGACTTCAGAGAGAAACAAATAGGAACACAGAATCGGAACCGCGAAAGGAAGTCCAAAGGTGAGGACGCAAAGCATGCGGCCACTGAGGTGGCATAGACGACCACCCATTAAACCGCAAGCAAGACCTTACGTGAGCCAGCCACAGAGCTCGAGCACCAACCCGACTGCATACTCGAACCCACAACCCGCCGCTGTGGTAAAAGGATTCACCAGCACACACCACACCAAGGAGGAAGAGTACCCGAGCTTGACGAACCAAGGTGAGCCGAGAACCTCCATCCCGAGCGAGTGACTCCATGGACCAGAAGCATAAAACCTCCGACGCTCAGAGAAGGCATGTCGTACCTCCCGTTCAAAGAACCGACTGCAACCTCCACCAGCCTCTCGCCCTCCTTGCCGAAGCCACAAAGATACGAAGAGACCACCGGAGAAGAAGCGCTTCTGCAGCGAAGCTTTCTCCGGCGTCAATCCCTAACCCACGATGTCGTGCATATCGAAGGGTAGGAAGACTGATGACGCGGCGGCAGCAAGGCAAGAGATACTAATCTAGGAGGAGCGCCATCCGAACGCCGGTACACGCCGATACACACCGCCACGCGCCGGAGGCAAAACAGCCACAAGTTTGTCGACGAAGAGGTAAGGAGGAGAGAAGCGAGAgcatattattttgaaaaaaaattgtgaaatatCAGTCTATTGTCTTAAATATTGTTGTGGATAAACTTTTTATAGTGACTGTCCCTACCCCGAAGGGTCCCACGTCCagaaacccccccccccccccattagCGCCGTTGAAATCCGTTGGCCATCTGCAACATGATGTTTTTGGAGAGGTTTCAGTACCATCCCAATGATAGAGAATCGAACTCGTGACCTCTGGTAGTCGTGTGTGAGAATCTCGTTGAAACCAAAGGTCATCAGCTATATCTCAAAAATTgtataactttaaaatttacatttattaaaattttattagtttcaaATTGTGAAAAAATAgttaatcatttttttgtggATTTTAgtcaaattttaatgttttctaaCATGTGAAAACACTAAaaacacatattttaaaaagagagaatatcagatatttgggtttattttttttttttttttggcatcaaacgactattctattactcaaacttgaggtctATGGAAAGAACGTGCATTCCTAACTAACGAATCTGCAGTCTCATTTTGCGTCTGTGGGAGTTAGCTGATCTTGAAGTCCGAAAAACACAACCGACGAGTTTGAATGATTTTCAGCTCAGTTGAGAAGTTAGGCCCAACTTATGGTTGTTCTATCATTGCAATCATGTCTTTGCAATCTGTCCCAAATCTTTGACAGGGCGAGTGTTGTATCATGCTCTCCATTGTCCATTGTAGTGCTTCCAGTTCCGAGTGTAGCGCTGTTTCACGCCTCCTTAAATTCATTGTCCCCATGAGTTGAATCTTCCTCATGATATCCTTCCACACCCATCCCAATCCACTAAACTTAGTTGTGGAAGTCCATGAACCATTCACCATGCAAATATTACTCAAGCTTAAGGCATGTGTTTCTTCAGCAATATGTGCCTGCGGAGGAACCGGTATAGTTTCTCTCGCATTGTACCATGCTTGgcattcactctctgcatatcTGACAAGTTCCAATGGGTCTTTGTCTATGCCTCTAAACAACTTATCATTTCTagctttccagatgtaccaaattatccaaggataaggaTCTCTATCATCTTCTGGCTCCATAACACTATTCTTCCTTCAAAAAAATAGTCCATATTAGCATAAATACTCGGTACAGGGAAGATTTGAGGGCTCGATGGTGTTGAAGATAATTCTCATGCTTGTACGGCCGGTGGACATTCAAAGATCGCATGAGTAACAGTCTCTTCTggctctccacatcttgggcaataATTATCGCATCGCAGATTGCGACGTACCAGATTCCTCGATACCGATATCTGTCCTGAGATTAGTTGCCAAATAAGATGACAAATCTTTTGTGGCGCATTcaccttccaagcaaaggcttggagTTTGGTTATGCTGGGTTGTAGAACTTCTTTATCCTCTGTATCTCTTATCAAATTTGTAGCAACTCAGTATCTAGACTTGACAGTATATTGACCATTCTTGGTGTAACTCCAGCAAAATGTATCACGTCGGTGAGTagggcttatggccaaactctgGATTATCGGTATATCCTCTTGATCCACATATTGTTCCAATAATCGAGCATCCCAATCCTTTGATTCAAAATTAATAAGGCTGCTGACGGTCATCTTTGGGTTTACTACTGGGACCCGGGCGCGAGCCGGTCTTGCTGGCATCGAAGGAATCCAAGGATCCTCCCATACATTAATTTCATATCCTGAATGCACTTTGCTTCTGATACCCAAAACTAATAGCTTCCTCGCAGCTATAATACTCGTCCATACATACGATGGGGTATCCACTGCGCCAGTTCGCAATGGCGAACTCAGACGATAATATTTTCCCCGAAGAACTCTCGCCACTAATGAGTCTGGAAATTGAACAAGATGCCAAAGCTGTTTAGCCAAAAGAGCTAGATTGAATTCATGGATCATACGGAAGCCAATTTCTCCTTCCTCTCGCGGTGCACACATTTTTCCCCATTTTGCCCAGTGAATTCCTCTTTTTGGTGGATTTGAGCTCCACCAGAATAGGGCAATGGCACTTGCTAAGTTCTCATATATCTCCAAAGGAAGCAAGAAACTAGACATGACATAAGTCGTAAGAGATAACAAGATAAACTTGATTAAAACTCCCTTTCCTCCCTTAGATAACCAACGACCAGTCCAACCATTCACTCTGTGTAATAGTTTCTCTTTTAAGAAAGCAAATAGTTTACACTTTGATCCACTAATATCCTCTGGGATTCCTAAGTAGGAACCCATCCCGCCTTCGTTTTGAATACCAAGTGTATTATTGATCTGCTGTCGTTCATTCGCTGAAATCCTTTTACCAAAGAGTAATGaggatttatcaaaattaatacaCTGACCTGATGCTTTCCcatatttcctgactactttcataacttcttcacattcacggggctccgccttacagaagaaaaggctatcatcagcaaagagaaagTGAGATACCGGGGGGCTAGCGCGTGCGACTCGCGtcccgttatcttcccttgattctctgcttgattaagaaggctaacgagcgcttccgtgcatagaataaatatgaaaggagacaaaggatctccttgacgtaaaccTCTTTCAAGAACAATGTTTCCCCTTGGTTCTCCATTCATGAGGACTTTATACTTGACCGAAGTGATGCATCTCATAATCCAGTCAATCCATATCTCAGAAAAACCCATCTTCCTCATAACTGCCTCAATGAATGACCATTCTATCCTATCgtatgctttgctcatatccATTTTTATGGCGATTCTATTTCCCGTCCTCCCGGTTTAGTTCTCAATGCGTGAAACATCTCCTGAGCTATCATGATATTATCCGTAATCTGTCTACCAGCAACAAAGGCTGATTGAGTCTCAAATATCCGTTGTGGAAGAAACTTCTTCAATCtttggcataagaccttagataTTATCTTATAACTGACATTGCATAGACTTATAGGTCTAAACTTTGCCATTTCATTTGGTTTTGTTGTCTTCGGGATTAACCAGATGTTCGTGTCATTCAGTCCCTGCACCAATGACCCCTCAAAAAGGAATTGATTAACCATACGAGTTAAATCATCTTTGACAATATCCCAAAACTTCTGATAGAAGAGAGCTGTCATTTCATCAGGTCCTGTGGCTTTTTCTGGGTGCATAGCGAACAAAGCTAATTTGACTTCCCATTCAGTTACTGGAGTAGTAAGATCTTCATTTATTGCTCCAGTAATCGTCGTCGATGCCTCTGATAGCGCATCAGCTATATCCTCGGGGTTGGAAGACTCAAATATtgtctaaaatagctagtagcaatggctactaatCCTTCCTCATCCTCCACCACATTTCCATTTTCATCTAGGAGTTGTGTTATCCTATTCCTTGCTCTTCATTGCTTCACCAACGCATGGAAATATTTTGAATTCCTATCCCCTTCCCTTAACCAGAGAACCCTACTTTTCTGTCGCCAAAACATCTCCTTTGCCTTAAGAGCAGCAGATAGTTCATTTAGAGCATCTGCTATTTCCTTAGAGGTAGCATCATCATTCGAATATAGTCCCTCTACCTTCTCCTTAAGCTCCTCCACTAACTTTTCCGAATTCACATTATTTTGTttcctccattgactcaaagCTTTTTGACAGCTAGCAATATGTTCCATTATATTCGCTTCAGGAGGTAAATCTTCTGACTTCCATCCTCAGCTCCTCATTATCCAGCCAGCGtttatcaaatttgaatttcttttttttcctcacTGGTTTTGTGAGAATGTCTACTAGGACCGGACGATGATCCGAGCCCCAAAGCCTGAGATACTTAACGGCTGAATGTGGAAACTTTTCATGCCAATCCTCATTCCCCACTGCTCTATCCAATCGGCATCTAACAGTTGTCCCTCCTGATCTTTTCCCAACCCACGACAGCATATTCCCAGTAAATGGAAattctagcatgccacaatcaCTCAACATTTGCTTAAAGGGCAAGAAGGAACTATCAGAACGCCTTCTGCCTCTTTCCTTTTTCACTATGATcaattatttcattaaaatctcatATCATGAACCAAAGTCAATTTCGagttgttgagaaacgcgtaagacgttcccatACATGATCCCTACGTTCTAAAACAGGGTCTCCATAAAAAAATGTCATAAAGACTTTTACtccatcaatgactgcctcaatgtcaatcattctGTTATTCGAAGATAAAGcattaacttgaaattcatccataaataAAAGAGCTAATCCTCCGCTAAGGCCAAGTGGCTCAACGGTAAACAAGTGGTCAAATCCTAAGTCGGgctgaatgttttgcaacagcagcctcctattcttcgtctcagaaagaaaaaagagtcctgggcgatgcttgtgacacatctccgtaaggcgtAGAACTGTGAGGTCGTTTCCAATCCCTAgacagttccaactgagtgTCCTTATAGATAATCATGTGATGAGTTTTTGGAACCCATCAATCCATCACCTTTGGACGAGCTACCTCTTTGCTTCTTGGAACTCTGGTAATGTCGCCTTGACCTGCTTGCGTCTCTAGTCTTATGAACTCCTtgagatgaagaggaagacttACGAGGAGTTCCCCGATGAAGGATCTCAATTTTTTTACTCTGGAAGCCCAATGGGACATTCGCTTTAGTGCCTTGCTTACTGATCTTCAACGCTTTAACATCATGGCATGTAGTCTTCATGCTCGCAACATGCTGAGCCGCGGTGTCCTCCATCTCTTTGAGGTCCAAACCAAGAAAATCTTCATCTGGTGCTTCAAACTCCATCACTCCATCCTCCTGCTGATCCTCAATGTCCATATCGTTTAAAGCTGCAATGATCTGATTATCTCCAACGGTGGTTACTGGTTCCTGATCACTGAGACTCGTGAATGAGAGGGATTGAGTAAGCCCTTTAGCGCGCTTTGTAACATTCTCATCCATGTCATGGTCACCTCGGGATGGCGTAACAATAATGCTAGCCCGTCTCTTAGCGGTGTTAACCTCTCCCGACCTGAGGCCTTGTTGACCATTAGAGCCATTCAGTCCATTGTTTCTGATGGGAGAAGTTTGTTCATAGGGAACAATCTCACGAGAGTGTACTGATGGTACTGTATGCTTGGTACTCTCCACTTTCGCTTGCCAATTCTGCTTCTGATGGCGATCATATGGACCTTTAGAAGCTCGAGAACCCCCATATCTGTTACTCCTAGAAAGATCAGAATGGCGTCGCACTATCCTATCCGCATGTGTGCCTTGTATCTCACCAGAATAAGGTTTCCTCTGCGCATACTTCCTATCGTCCTCACCATACCCTGAACTGACTGAGTTTCTAGTAGATGtttccatgtgttgcccgtaaCGGGAGAGAGCATTTGCACGGTGATCATTGTGGGAGTTGTGGCGCTGTGACTGTTCCTGTGGTAGTTGCATCCTCGTAAAGATACCAGGACGTTCTGTATGTGGTTGAAGTCGAGACCGCATGTCCGAGACAGAAGGACAATTATCCTTCTCATGCGTAAGCATGCCACACGTAGAGCAGTGTTTAAAAAGCATCTCATACTTTATCTTGATAGTAACCTCATCCCCATCCTTCGTCTCCACTTTCCGTGAGAATTTAAGAGGTCGACGAGTATCCACATCGACGAGCATACGGCCCTCGGCTACGTCCAAAGTGTCAACATGAACATGGCCTAGTCTTGCACCAATGTTTCTGAGATTTTTATCCGTCCAAAGATGCAAAGGAATACCAATCACTTGAACCTTAAAAGGGATGATCCAAGGATAATCATCGTGAACGATGGGTTCCCACCTCACCAGCCCAAACACGCAGAAGTTGAAGTGAAAAGGACCCTGTCGAAGAACAAAGCTGAGGTCTTCTTCCGAAGTGAAGTTGATGAGAAACTTCCCATTGCCCAAGTCATTGGCCGTAATGCGATCTGCCATTCCCCATTGCGATGGCATCTTCTGAAGGAGCTTCTCGAAATTTTGTTTCTTAGGGTTGAGAATCTTTCCAATAAGTGATAAGCTAAACTCATTGACGATTAACGTGTCATCCTGATCCGTCAGTTTGATCGGCGTATCATCATCCTCATAAAGGATGCCCTTACCTTTGAGGTCCACCATGTGGCTAGAGCGCTGCCTGTAATATGATCCCATACGAAGATATGGAGATCAGATCACAGATCTAAAGAGATCTGTGTTACGGCGTGGAGAGCTGGAGTGTTCTAAGCACAAGCGAGCGTATGTGGTCTGAGATGATGGGGATCTGGAGCGCACTTGCGAGTTCTGATAATCCCCACGTCGATGAACGTGGTGATTAGATGGAGATCAAAGTTTCAAAGGAAACTTCAACCTAGAGGAGTGGCCAACAAGAATCAAGCCATCAAACACACTATGCTTGGGAGATACAGCATCGAAGGGACTTTCCAGGAGCAAAGAGAAATGCTTTGAGCACAGGGAGTGTAGGGTAGTCTCCCTTGCGCTGATGCAGAGTCCGCCAAGTGCAGGATCAGTGTCAAAACGATCTGGAAGGTGAGATCGCCATTTTTGTCTCTTCGAGAGCGGCTAGGGCTTTCGAGATTTGAGgtttatttaaaattgtttaaatgacaatatgtatatattatttactgatattatttttcaatattttgtttatacgGTGGCTTAGTCAGTTGGTCAACAATGTACTTGACACGTGACCTCTATGGATTAGTTACTTTAACCAGCTAGTTATTTGGCTTCTTCATCCTCTCCCCGAGTCGACAAAAATCACCACTAATCCACAGACGACGGTCAAAGCCTTCTGAAGCCGAAACAACATCATCGAAGACTCACCGAGATCGCTACGGTACCTAAAAacatctctctctgtctcttttttttttttttttgcttaatcaGCTCGTGCTCGAATGTGACTTCGTTATCGCCCCCGAGAAGTTTCTTGGGGCTTCAGCTTAgactgtagattagggttttttgATCTTCTTTCTAGATGTTGTCTGTCTCTTCCACGTCATCTTCTCGAattcg
This Brassica napus cultivar Da-Ae chromosome C6, Da-Ae, whole genome shotgun sequence DNA region includes the following protein-coding sequences:
- the LOC106424933 gene encoding uncharacterized protein LOC106424933 translates to MEPEDDRDPYPWIIWYIWKARNDKLFRGIDKDPLELVRYAESECQAWYNARETIPVPPQAHIAEETHALSLSNICMVNGSWTSTTKFSGLGWVWKDIMRKIQLMGTMNLRRRETALHSELEALQWTMESMIQHSPCQRFGTDCKDMIAMIEQP